The Granulicella arctica genome segment CAAGCCGATTGAACCGATCAGCGCATCCACACTGATTTTGATCTACACCGTCGAAAACCTGGTACTCGCGGGAAGCGCCTCGCTGCGGCTGTTTGCGCACCAGCGGAAAGGCGATTCCCACTATTTTTATTGGGCGCTCACGTGCTTTCTGTGGATCTACACGATCTGCATCGCGATCTCAAACTACGTGTATCTGACGAACCATGGGAATACCGGTTTTTATGATCTGCTCTCGGACCTTCCTTTTCTGTTCCTCGCAGCGGCGTCGGTTCTTCTGGTGCGAGGGAGGACGGAGGACTCTCCGGTCTTCGACCGCGGCAAGCTAATGCTGTTCATCGACAACCTGAGCCCGACCTTTTTTACAGCGGCGCTGTTTCTGCTCAGCTTTGCCGTGATGCGGCAGCATTTTTACGCGGGGATTGTATCGGCTCTGCTTGCGCTGTCGATCTATTCCATCCGAACGACGATGTTGCAGAGCCTTTCGGTCCGGGCTGAACAGAGACTGCGCGAGGCGCACGACCGGCTAGAGGCGATTTCGCTGACCGACAGTCTGACGGGAGTTGCCAACCGGCGGCACTTCGATCGGACGCTGGAGATGGAGTGGAACCGAACGGTGCGAACGCGGCATCCACTGGCACTACTGATCATCGACATCGACTACTTCAAGAAGCTGAACGACCGGTATGGTCATCCGCATGGGGATAGGTGCCTTATCCGGATCGCACAGGCGATGCGCGATGGGCTTCCGCGGAGCGGCGATCTGCTGGCTCGGTATGGCGGGGAGGAGTTTCTGCTGCTGTTGCCGACGACGGACCAGGCTGGTGCGGAGCTGGTTGCGGCGAGGATGCAGAAGGCCGTAGCTTCACTCGATATCTCCTATGAACCCGAACATCGTACAACCATCAGCATTGGGCTTGCCGTATCGGAGCATCCGCATTCGGGGACGACGGCGGAGTTGATCGACGCCGCAGACGATGCGCTCTATCGAGCGAAGAAGAATGGGCGCGACCGGGTGGAGATTGGCGTCTTTGGAGTTCGACACCTCAAAGTAGAGTAGCTGTCGTAAAGGTCGAACCACCAAGGGCCGGGAGGGTGTCCCGGCCCTTGGTGGTCGTCTGGAGATTTAGGTTTCCATGGCTTTGGCTACGGTGGCTTCGGCCTGGTCGACGGGAAGAACCGGCTGCCGGGCGAGGATGAGGTAGACGATACCGGCCAGTGCTGCTCCAACGATTGGGGCGAGCCAGAAGACCCATAGCTGTTGGAGCGCCCAGCCTCCGGCGAAGATGGCGGGGCCGGTGCTGCGGGCGGGATTGACCGAGGTATTGGTGACGGGAATGCTGATGAGGTGGATGAGGGTGAGGCCGAAGCCGATGGCGATGGGCGCGAAGCCCTTGGGCGCGCGGGCGTCGGTGGCGCCGAGGATGATCATGAGGAAGATGAAGGTCATGACGATCTCGCAGAGGATGCAGGCGACGAGAGAGTAGCCGCCGGGCGAGTGCAGACCGTAGCCGTTGGAGGCGAATCCGGCGTGGACGTCGAAGCCGTCCTTGCCGCTGGCGATGGCATAGAGGACGGCAGAGCCGGCGATGGCTCCGGCGACCTGCGCGATGACGTAGGCGGGGAGTTCGGACCACTTGAAGCGGCCTCCTACTGCGAGACCGATGCTGACTGCCGGGTTGAGGTGGCATCCAGAGATGTGGCCGATGGCATAGGCCATGGTGAGGACGGTGAGCCCAAAGGCAAAGGCGACGCCGACGAAGGCGATGCCCATCTGTGGGAAGCCTGCGGCCAGGACTGCGGCTCCACAGCCGCCGAGAACGAGCCAGAAGGTTCCGAGGAATTCCGCGAATGCACGTTTGCCCATAGTGATATTGAGTCCTTTCATGCTTTCAATTGCTTGATAGCCAGAGCCAAATCGGGGTACTGCACGGATGGCGATAACGGTACTACAGCTTGGTGAACGAGAGTAGAAGAATCGTCGGGCAGGCGTTGGGAGGTTTTAGACTGGAGACGACAGCTACCTTTACCGATGACTTCGAAAACCCCACCCTCTACGCCGACTGCGATACCCCGGGCTCCTCTGCCCTTTCTAGGGCTGGCATGTGCAGTTGGTGTTTCGACGATCTACTACAACCAGCCGTTGCTGCTGGCGATGGGTCACAGTTATGGAGCGACGGCGGGACAGACGGGATTTATCGCGGTGGCGACGCAGGTGGGGTATGCGGTCGGGCTGCTGACGTTTGTGCCGCTGGGCGATGTGCTGGAGCGGCGCGGGCTGATGATGCGGATGTATGGGGCGGTGTCGGTGGCGCTGCTGCTGGTAGCGGTGGCTCCGAACCTGACGTGGCTGATCATAGCGAGCGCGGTGATGGGGCTGCTGGCTTCGGTGACGCATATTGCTCTGCCGATTGCGCCGGACCTGGTGGGAGATAAGGAGCGTGGGCGCGCGATCGGGATCGTGATGACGGGGCTGCTACTGGGGATTTTGCTGGCGCGGACGTTTGCGGGATGGGTGAGCCACATCCACGGGTGGCGGTGGGTGTTTGCGGTTGCGGCGGTGATGAATGCGGCGTTCGTGCCGCTGCTGTTGTGGGTGATGCCGAAGCTGCCGCCGAAGCATGAGCTGAGCTATGGCGCGGCGATGCGGTCTCTGTGGACGCTGTGGCGAACGGAGCCGCTGCTGCGGGAGTCATGCATGATAGGAGCGCTGGTGTTTGCGTCGTTTAGCTGCTTCTGGACGACGCTGGCGTTCGTGCTGGACAGCCACTATGGGCTGGGCCCGGGAGTAGCAGGGACGTTTGGGCTGGTGGGCGCGGCGGGGGCGATGATCGCACCGGTGGCGGGGCGGCTTTCGGACAGGCATGGGCCACGATATGTAGTGACGGTGGGAATCTGCACGCTGGCGGCTTCGTATCTTTTGCTATGGGGCGAGGAGCGGGCGGCGCTGGCGATGGGATGGCATATTGCG includes the following:
- a CDS encoding MFS transporter is translated as MTSKTPPSTPTAIPRAPLPFLGLACAVGVSTIYYNQPLLLAMGHSYGATAGQTGFIAVATQVGYAVGLLTFVPLGDVLERRGLMMRMYGAVSVALLLVAVAPNLTWLIIASAVMGLLASVTHIALPIAPDLVGDKERGRAIGIVMTGLLLGILLARTFAGWVSHIHGWRWVFAVAAVMNAAFVPLLLWVMPKLPPKHELSYGAAMRSLWTLWRTEPLLRESCMIGALVFASFSCFWTTLAFVLDSHYGLGPGVAGTFGLVGAAGAMIAPVAGRLSDRHGPRYVVTVGICTLAASYLLLWGEERAALAMGWHIAALAMGVVVLDLGAQMTQVANQTRIFGLVPSARSRLNTVYMTVYFTGAAAGSALATVAWVHWRWDGVCGLALGFIALAGLRHTMGRKDAGGGLVAEDPAFPVTMMEM
- the aqpZ gene encoding aquaporin Z, whose product is MKGLNITMGKRAFAEFLGTFWLVLGGCGAAVLAAGFPQMGIAFVGVAFAFGLTVLTMAYAIGHISGCHLNPAVSIGLAVGGRFKWSELPAYVIAQVAGAIAGSAVLYAIASGKDGFDVHAGFASNGYGLHSPGGYSLVACILCEIVMTFIFLMIILGATDARAPKGFAPIAIGFGLTLIHLISIPVTNTSVNPARSTGPAIFAGGWALQQLWVFWLAPIVGAALAGIVYLILARQPVLPVDQAEATVAKAMET
- a CDS encoding GGDEF domain-containing protein, with translation MLSRPLTLRLLLAAAAAYVLLHGLSMAVCSAHAAAISYCFVIVATLLAVTGCIRRAQAGPADMRLPWTMVGVGILLWCCGAALEGWQELVQHVSSANASSSDFIIFIFGVPILLAISTPTRQDRRLFFVWLDSIQAVMTAYLIYLAFFTVSPFTHKPIEPISASTLILIYTVENLVLAGSASLRLFAHQRKGDSHYFYWALTCFLWIYTICIAISNYVYLTNHGNTGFYDLLSDLPFLFLAAASVLLVRGRTEDSPVFDRGKLMLFIDNLSPTFFTAALFLLSFAVMRQHFYAGIVSALLALSIYSIRTTMLQSLSVRAEQRLREAHDRLEAISLTDSLTGVANRRHFDRTLEMEWNRTVRTRHPLALLIIDIDYFKKLNDRYGHPHGDRCLIRIAQAMRDGLPRSGDLLARYGGEEFLLLLPTTDQAGAELVAARMQKAVASLDISYEPEHRTTISIGLAVSEHPHSGTTAELIDAADDALYRAKKNGRDRVEIGVFGVRHLKVE